The proteins below come from a single Orcinus orca chromosome 6, mOrcOrc1.1, whole genome shotgun sequence genomic window:
- the NKX3-1 gene encoding homeobox protein Nkx-3.1: MLRTPEPRPGEAGAASCSPRALPPTQSKPLTSFLIQDILREGADRRAGHAGSPQPPRQPDRRRDPEPEPEGGRGGAGAPEDQPRARPRAARGEAEQPAETEPDRHFETYLLDWENTRDASPSLPPAPKQPQKRSRVAFSHNQVVELERKFSHQKYLSAPERAHLAKNLKLTETQVKIWFQNRRYKTKRKQLTSDLGDLEKHPSLPALKEEGFSRGSLISMHNAYPYYPYLYCLAGWSPAFW; encoded by the exons ATGCTTCGGACTCCCGAGCCGCGGCCCGGGGAGGCGGGGGCAGCTAGCTGCAGCCCCCGGGCCTTGCCGCCCACCCAGTCCAAGCCGCTCACCTCCTTCCTCATCCAGGACATCCTGCGGGAAGGCGCTGATCGGCGCGCAGGTCACGCGGGCAGCCCGCAGCCCCCGCGCCAGCCTGACCGGAGGCGAGACCCTGAGCCGGAGCccgagggaggaagaggaggcgcCGGGGCTCCGGAGGACCAGCCGAGAGCCCGGCCCCGCGCTGCGCGCGGGGAGGCAGAGCAGCCGGCGGAGACCGAGCCAG ATAGGCACTTTGAGACTTATCTGTTGGACTGGGAAAACACTCGGGACGCCTCACCgagcctgcccccagcccccaagcAGCCACAGAAGCGCTCCCGGGTCGCCTTCTCGCACAATCAGGTCGTTGAGTTGGAGAGGAAGTTCAGTCACCAGAAGTATCTGTCAGCTCCCGAAAGGGCTCACCTGGCCAAGAACCTCAAGCTCACGGAGACCCAAGTGAAAATATGGTTCCAGAACAGACGCTATAAGACCAAGCGGAAGCAGCTCACCTCAGACCTGGGAGACCTGGAGAAGCATCCTTCCTTGCCAGCTCTGAAAGAGGAGGGCTTCTCGCGGGGCTCCCTCATCTCCATGCATAACGCCTACCCTTACTACCCCTACCTTTACTGCTTGGCAGGCTGGAGCCCAGCTTTCTGGTAA